One window of Aerococcus tenax genomic DNA carries:
- a CDS encoding DHH family phosphoesterase — translation MKDNKHSGRLSNILNQSNIFVPLVIAAILVFLAVGMLMHNNPLIAMISFLLVIFAIILVYVAFRLIEQELNKQVYDLTDDIQTIENEILLQIPLGIILFEEDDTIRWMNPYMQNYFNSSDTLGNKIDDVDSVLSDIYHQLKETDEDDVTGHPISWDDHYLSVGLLEDQNAMYMLDITEYGRIADVADKNRLVIANILIDNYDETIASYSDRRKSTVDNFMTKQLFAWAKKFGSFIKRLDDDRFLLVTTYGELMEMEEDRFSVIDTIRETTSKGNFPLTISMGISYQEEDDEAPDIGKINEIAQSNLDLALSRGGDQVVIKIESEKARYYGGKTNPMVKRTHVRSRQIATTIAQMMQQNESIFVMGHDYPDMDAIGACIGIRRIAEMNDRKCHIIIDESRINSDIEKLLVELRKDEVINEAIISPQEAEELIEHNSLLFIVDVHRPSITTAPKLIDMVNGVVVIDHHRKGEEYPENVLLEYIEPYASSTCELITEFFEYQNASSKSINRIEATTMLAGIIIDSRNFTLRTGSRTFDAASYLKSCGADSILIQEFLKEDLSEYIKRNELIESVDIMPPYYGIAAGDDDTVYSTVTAAQAADSLLSMNGIVASFVVFLREDKRVGISARSMGNVNVQTVMEELGGGGHLSNAATQISDVSVSQARELLVDAIKKQSEED, via the coding sequence ATGAAAGATAATAAACATAGTGGACGTCTGTCCAATATCTTAAATCAATCCAATATTTTTGTGCCTTTGGTTATTGCTGCCATCTTAGTTTTCCTAGCGGTAGGGATGTTAATGCATAACAATCCCTTAATTGCCATGATTTCATTTCTTTTGGTTATTTTTGCTATTATTCTAGTTTATGTGGCGTTCAGGTTGATTGAACAGGAACTGAATAAGCAGGTTTATGATCTCACTGATGATATTCAAACCATTGAAAATGAAATTCTTTTACAGATCCCCCTAGGAATTATTTTGTTTGAAGAGGATGACACCATACGTTGGATGAATCCCTATATGCAAAATTACTTTAATAGTAGTGATACTTTAGGCAATAAGATTGATGACGTGGATAGCGTTTTATCCGATATCTACCACCAATTAAAAGAAACGGATGAAGATGATGTCACAGGCCACCCAATTTCCTGGGATGACCACTACCTCTCTGTGGGACTTTTGGAAGACCAAAATGCCATGTATATGCTAGATATCACTGAGTATGGTCGTATTGCAGATGTGGCTGACAAGAACCGTCTAGTCATTGCCAACATCTTAATTGACAACTATGACGAAACCATCGCTTCCTATTCCGACCGGCGGAAATCCACAGTGGATAACTTTATGACTAAGCAATTATTCGCTTGGGCTAAGAAGTTTGGTTCTTTTATCAAGCGTTTGGATGATGACCGTTTCCTCTTAGTCACTACTTATGGGGAATTGATGGAAATGGAAGAAGATCGCTTTTCAGTCATCGATACCATTCGCGAGACGACCTCTAAGGGAAACTTCCCCTTGACCATTTCCATGGGGATTTCTTACCAAGAGGAGGATGACGAAGCCCCAGATATTGGTAAAATTAACGAAATTGCCCAATCTAACTTGGATTTAGCCCTCAGTCGTGGGGGAGACCAAGTGGTGATTAAGATTGAAAGCGAAAAAGCGCGTTACTATGGTGGGAAAACCAACCCCATGGTAAAGAGAACACATGTTCGCTCTCGCCAAATCGCAACCACCATTGCTCAAATGATGCAACAAAACGAATCCATCTTTGTTATGGGTCACGATTATCCGGATATGGATGCCATCGGGGCCTGCATTGGGATTCGACGCATTGCCGAGATGAATGATCGCAAGTGTCATATTATTATCGATGAATCGCGGATTAATTCTGATATTGAGAAGTTACTGGTGGAATTGCGTAAGGACGAGGTCATTAATGAAGCGATCATTAGTCCCCAAGAGGCTGAAGAGCTGATTGAACACAATTCCTTACTCTTTATCGTTGATGTTCACCGGCCTTCGATTACTACCGCACCGAAGTTGATTGATATGGTGAATGGGGTTGTGGTTATCGACCACCATCGTAAAGGGGAAGAATATCCTGAGAATGTCCTCCTAGAGTATATTGAACCCTATGCCTCATCAACCTGTGAGCTGATTACCGAGTTCTTTGAATATCAAAATGCTTCCTCTAAATCCATTAACCGGATTGAAGCAACGACTATGTTAGCTGGGATTATTATTGACTCCAGAAACTTTACCCTAAGAACGGGATCACGGACCTTTGACGCCGCTTCTTACTTAAAATCCTGTGGGGCCGATTCAATCCTGATTCAAGAGTTCCTCAAGGAGGACTTATCCGAATACATTAAACGGAATGAATTGATTGAAAGTGTCGACATCATGCCACCTTACTATGGGATCGCTGCGGGGGATGATGACACGGTCTATTCCACAGTGACTGCAGCTCAAGCTGCTGACTCCTTACTATCCATGAATGGCATTGTGGCTTCCTTCGTGGTCTTCTTAAGGGAAGACAAGCGGGTAGGAATCTCTGCTCGTAGTATGGGGAACGTCAATGTTCAAACCGTTATGGAAGAACTTGGTGGTGGTGGTCACTTGTCTAATGCCGCTACCCAAATTTCTGATGTTAGTGTCAGCCAAGCCCGTGAGCTTTTAGTTGATGCGATTAAGAAACAAAGTGAGGAAGACTAG
- a CDS encoding ABC transporter permease, whose amino-acid sequence MLQANPLSLVLSAGLVVISLYISYRQRLDLESELVTSAFRVVLQLYLVGLVLSFIFDINHPLLTATLIGLIIINAAFHAAKRGQGIDHVFWISLLAISFTVVGTLSLLVLAGALAFTPSQVIALGGTIAGNSMTALGLAYGHLLTTFDQDSQKIQERLALGANPKQASMGIIRQAMQKGMRPTLDKAYAVGIVTFPGTMNGLLFAGVEPKTAIMYQMMIMFTHISTATIASYVATHFAYQSFFDGRQRLKLSGHSQD is encoded by the coding sequence ATGCTCCAAGCTAACCCCCTTTCCCTAGTTCTCAGTGCGGGTCTGGTGGTGATTAGCCTCTACATTTCCTACCGCCAACGCTTAGACTTAGAGAGCGAACTGGTCACTTCCGCTTTTCGAGTGGTCCTGCAGCTCTATCTGGTGGGTTTAGTCCTTTCCTTTATTTTTGATATCAACCACCCCCTCCTGACCGCCACTTTAATTGGTCTGATTATTATTAATGCGGCCTTTCACGCGGCCAAACGGGGACAGGGGATTGACCATGTTTTTTGGATCTCGCTCTTAGCCATTAGCTTTACGGTAGTCGGGACGCTTTCCTTACTAGTCCTAGCTGGGGCCCTGGCTTTTACGCCTTCTCAGGTGATTGCCTTAGGAGGAACCATTGCTGGGAATTCCATGACGGCTCTGGGTCTAGCCTATGGGCATTTACTGACTACTTTCGACCAAGATAGCCAAAAAATCCAAGAACGCTTAGCCTTAGGAGCCAATCCCAAGCAGGCGTCCATGGGAATAATCCGCCAAGCCATGCAAAAGGGGATGCGGCCAACCTTGGACAAAGCCTATGCGGTGGGGATTGTGACCTTTCCGGGGACTATGAATGGTTTGCTCTTTGCTGGGGTAGAACCTAAGACTGCCATTATGTACCAGATGATGATTATGTTCACCCATATCTCAACGGCAACCATCGCTTCTTACGTGGCCACCCACTTTGCTTATCAGAGTTTCTTTGATGGCCGGCAACGCTTAAAATTAAGCGGCCATAGCCAGGATTAG
- a CDS encoding ABC transporter ATP-binding protein, with product MKENIIQVDHLNIASDQGAIIKDLSFSIAAGEFVGIKGPSGSGKSTLLKYLAQLYDPALQVSGTYQLNGQAIEDYPPTTIRKQVSYCFQSPQLFGHTVRENLAFPFEIRGEDFDEDLAKRGLEAMALDTQFIDKEIDTLSGGEKQRVALIRNLFFEPKVLLLDEITSALDAKSRDLVWSWLKDYRAKHQVTYLMVSHIDSEHEMTDRTLTLSATEKAPADEDESASQANLGGEVGE from the coding sequence ATGAAAGAGAATATTATCCAAGTCGACCATTTAAATATTGCTAGTGACCAAGGGGCTATTATTAAGGACTTATCCTTTTCCATTGCAGCGGGTGAATTCGTCGGGATCAAAGGGCCTTCCGGTTCAGGAAAGAGTACCTTATTGAAATACTTGGCCCAATTATATGACCCGGCTTTACAAGTTTCCGGCACCTACCAACTAAATGGCCAAGCGATCGAGGATTACCCACCAACCACTATTCGTAAACAAGTTTCCTACTGTTTCCAATCGCCACAATTATTTGGTCATACCGTCAGGGAAAACCTGGCTTTTCCTTTTGAAATTCGTGGGGAGGATTTTGATGAAGACTTAGCCAAGCGCGGCTTAGAAGCTATGGCCTTGGATACGCAATTTATCGATAAGGAAATTGACACCTTATCAGGCGGGGAGAAGCAACGGGTGGCTTTAATTCGGAACCTCTTTTTTGAACCCAAGGTGCTCTTATTAGATGAGATTACCAGTGCCCTGGATGCCAAGTCCCGTGACCTGGTCTGGTCCTGGCTAAAAGATTATCGCGCTAAACACCAGGTAACCTACTTGATGGTTTCTCACATTGATTCCGAACATGAGATGACCGACCGAACGCTGACCTTATCAGCTACGGAAAAAGCGCCAGCTGATGAAGATGAATCAGCCAGCCAAGCAAACCTAGGGGGTGAAGTGGGTGAATAG